The following coding sequences lie in one Arachis stenosperma cultivar V10309 chromosome 5, arast.V10309.gnm1.PFL2, whole genome shotgun sequence genomic window:
- the LOC130980238 gene encoding suppressor of RPS4-RLD 1 — protein MATSAATSQRTELAKHCSSKDWSKAIRILDSLVSQNASIQDIWNRAFCYSQLELHKHVIKDCDRALQLDDSLLQAYILKGRALSALGRKADALLVWEQGYEQAQHHSSDLRQLLEIEELLTTAKQGNENVSHEAHGLITLQSESDSLSNGNLIENKNQDNLGAEDESCTNNGDKSVILMKTADKFDSESELNGDDRESNKFDGQVSGSPDVIDKLSYNSESCNDSSDASESCEKVFTNSGESSESVNVAEILTKSSNKFAFTHEKHEGRKNKKFCVARVPKTKSISVDFRLSRGIAEVNEGNYGHAISIFDQILNEDPAYPEALIGRGTAYAFKRELDSAIADFTKAIQFNPSAGEAWKRRGQARAALGEFVEAIEDLTKALEFESNSADILHERGIVNFKFKEFNAAVEDLSACVQLDCDNKSAYTYLGLALSSIGEYKKAEEAHLKALQLDRHFLEAWAHLTQFYQELSKPAKAQECLSQVVQIDGRFARAYHLRGLLFHAMGEHRKAIKDLTMGLTIDGANIECLYLRASCYHAVGQYKEAIKDYDAALDLELDSMDKFVLQCLAFYQKEIALYTASKFSSEFCWFDIDGDIDPLFKEYWCKRLHPKNVCEKVYRQPPLRESLRKGKLKKQELALTKQKITLIQAADSIGKKIQYDCPGFLPNRRQHRMAGFAAIEIAQKVSKAWRSLKAELKGSNKSNSRYGKRARRRERLNMPSQNRGGAGCSTSTAVETSSSYGIVDDRSSSRSISWQEVYTLAVRWRQISEPCDPVVWVNKLSEEFNSGFGSHTPMILGQAKVVRYFPNYERTLDISKTVIKERTYVYSKTDQIIHLLKDGKLEEVIHAKSCSDLYNIVGEDFWSATWCNSTAFEGKQLEGTRITLLKMGEHGFDFSIRTPCTPARWEDYDAEMAMAWETLCKAYCGENYGSTDFDALENVRDAILRMTYYWYNFMPLSRGSAAVGLVVMLGLLLAANMEFTGSLPQGLQVDWEAILNLDPDSFVDSVKSWLYPSLKVNTSWKDYPDVASTFSTTGSVVAALSSSDD, from the exons ATGGCTACTTCTGCTGCTACCTCTCAGCGAACCGAGCTAGCCAAGCACTGCAGCTCCAAGGACTGGTCCAAGGCCATTCGAATCCTCGATTCTCTTGTTTCTCAGAACGCTTCAATCCAAGACATATG gAACAGAGCTTTCTGTTATAGCCAATTGGAGCTTCACAAGCATGTGATTAAGGATTGCGACCGAGCTCTTCAGCTTGACGATTCGCTTCTTCAAGCTTACATTCTCAAAG GTCGAGCGCTTTCTGCATTGGGAAGGAAAGCAGATGCTTTATTAGTATGGGAGCAAGGATATGAACAAGCTCAGCATCATTCTTCTGATTTGAGGCAGTTGCTAGAAATTGAAGAGCTTTTGACGACAGCAAAACAAGGAAATGAAAATGTGTCGCACGAAGCCCATGGGTTGATCACGCTGCAATCAGAATCAGATTCTTTGAGTAATGGGAActtgattgaaaataaaaatcagGATAACTTGGGGGCTGAAGATGAATCATGCACCAACAATGGTGATAAATCTGTGATCTTGATGAAGACTGCTGATAAATTTGACTCAGAGAGTGAATTAAATGGTGATGATAGAGAGTCTAACAAATTTGATGGCCAAGTGAGCGGAAGCCCTGATGTAATTGATAAATTGAGTTATAACTCTGAATCATGTAATGACTCTAGTGATGCGTCAGAATCATGCGAAAAGGTGTTTACCAATAGTGGTGAGTCTAGCGAGTCAGTTAATGTCGCTGAAATTCTTACAAAGTCGAGCAATAAGTTTGCTTTTACCCATGAAAAACATGAAGGGAGGAAAAATAAGAAGTTCTGTGTTGCTCGGGTTCCAAAGACAAAGTCTATAAGCGTAGATTTTCGGCTGTCACGCGGAATAGCAGAG GTTAATGAAGGAAACTATGGTCATGCCATTTCTATTTTTGATCAG ATACTGAATGAGGACCCTGCATATCCCGAGGCTTTGATAGGGAGAGGAACTGCATATGCATTCAAGAGAGAACTTGATTCTGCCATAGCTGATTTTACAAAG GCTATACAGTTTAATCCATCAGCTGGTGAGGCATGGAAAAGGAGAGGTCAGGCGCGGGCAGCCTTGGGAGAGTTTGTTGAG GCCATTGAAGATTTAACTAAGGCATTAGAGTTTGAATCCAACTCGGCAGATATTTTACACGAGAGAG GAATTGTCAATTTCAAGTTTAAAGAGTTTAATGCTGCAGTTGAAGACCTTTCAGCATGTGTGCAGCTTGATTGCGATAATAAGTCTGCCTACACATATTTG GGTTTAGCGTTATCTTCAATTGGCGAATATAAGAAAGCCGAGGAAGCACATCTAAAAGCACTTCAACTTGACAGACATTTCCTTGAAGCATGGGCACACCTGACTCAG TTCTACCAAGAATTATCAAAGCCAGCTAAAGCTCAGGAATGTCTAAGTCAGGTGGTCCAAATTGATGGGAG GTTTGCTAGAGCTTATCATCTGCGTGGCCTTCTATTCCATGCAATGGGAGAGCATAG GAAAGCTATCAAGGATTTGACAATGGGGCTGACCATTGATGGTGCCAACATTGAGTGTTTGTATTTACGAGCTTCATGCTACCATGCTGTTGGACAGTACAAAGAGGCG ATCAAGGATTATGATGCTGCACTGGATTTGGAATTGGACTCGATGGATAAGTTTGTGCTCCAATGCCTAGCCTTTTATCAG aAAGAGATTGCTCTTTACACAGCCTCAAAGTTTAGCAGTGAGTTTTGCTGGTTTGATATTGATGGGGATATTGATCCACTTTTTAAG GAATACTGGTGCAAGAGATTGCATCCGAAGAATGTATGTGAAAAGGTTTACAGGCAACCTCCTTTGCGCGAGTCTTTACGAAAGGGAAAGCTTAAAAAACAAGAATTAGCTCTTACAAAACAGAAGATTACCCTTATACAGGCTGCAGATTCCATTGGCAAGAAAATCCAGTATGATTGTCCTGGTTTCCTACCTAATAGACGTCAG CATCGAATGGCAGGATTTGCTGCTATTGAAATTGCACAAAAGGTTTCCAAGGCTTGGCGTTCACTGAAAGCAGAATTGAAGGGCTCTAATAAAAGCAACTCAAGGTATGGCAAAAGGGCCAGGAGAAGGGAAAGACTTAACATGCCAAGTCAGAATAGAGGAGGTGCAGGCTGTAGCACAAGTACTGCCGTGGAAACATCCTCTTCTTATGGCATTGTAGATGATAGATCATCCAGCCGTTCCATATCATGGCAAGAGGTTTACACATTAGCTGTTAGATGGAGACAGATCTCTGAGCCTTGTGACCCAGTTGTGTGGGTGAACAAGCTAAG TGAAGAGTTCAATTCTGGATTTGGTTCTCACACACCTATGATTCTGGGACAAGCAAAAGTTGTTCGATACTTTCCTAACTATGAAAG GACCTTAGATATTTCAAAGACTGTCATCAAAGAGAGAACATATGTCTACAGCAAAACAGACCAGATCATTCATCTCTTGAAAGATGGGAAATTAGAAGAA GTCATTCATGCAAAatcttgctctgatctttataATATTGTCGGTGAGGATTTCTGGTCAGCTACTTGGTGCAACAGTACTGCATTTGAAGG GAAACAACTTGAAGGGACAAGGATTACTCTTCTAAAAAT GGGAGAACATGGTTTTGACTTTTCAATTAGAACACCTTGTACACCAGCAAGATGGGAAGATTATGATGCAGAAATGGCAATGGCATGGGAA ACCCTCTGTAAAGCTTACTGTGGTGAAAACTATGGGTCTACTGATTTCGACGCACTTGAAAACGTGAGAGATGCAATCTTAAGGATGACATATTACTG GTATAACTTTATGCCACTCTCCAGAGGATCTGCTGCAGTTGGACTAGTGGTTATGCTGGGTTTGTTACTTGCAGCCAATATGGAGTTTACGGGAAGCCTTCCACAGGGTTTACAGGTCGATTGGGAAGCTATTTTGAATTTAGATCCAGACTCCTTCGTGGACTCTGTCAAAAGTTGGCTGTACCCATCCTTGAAGGTGAATACCTCATGGAAAGACTATCCTGATGTTGCATCCACTTTTTCAACAACAGGATCTGTTGTTGCTGCCTTGAGCTCTTCTGATGATTGA